The Astatotilapia calliptera chromosome 14, fAstCal1.2, whole genome shotgun sequence genome includes a region encoding these proteins:
- the LOC113036472 gene encoding extracellular calcium-sensing receptor-like, translating into MDGDFIIGGAFSLHSYTQTVSHDYTIMPEPVRCKGSINADELQLSHAMVFAIEEINNNTELLPGIRLGYQIYDSCASVSMTVHLAFQFLNSLDLVFHTGKNCSQSGMVMAVVGESGSTPSISMSRIISPFNIPQVSPSATCTCLSNKLQYPSFFRTIPSDQFQAAALAKLIKHFDWTWIGAVRSDSDYGNNGIASFLEAAQREGICVEYSVSFYRTHPHSRIQKVADVIRRSKAVVVVAFASSGDMKILFEELSREPFPPRQWIGSESWVTNPGLRKYSFLAGTIGFGIQKSVIPGFRNFLLNLSFAQVAVSPLLTEFWEDSFNCTIKESNSAGKKVCNGTEDIKTLQTPYTDTSQLRISNMVYKAVYAIAHAIHNALCQGRNVTAQCDKLTKLQSKQILTELKKVNFSRNGYDVSFDTNGDPVAIYELVNWQKTMAGITDIVTVGLYDASLPEGQEFQINKNIIWMEGSTKVPVSVCSGSCPPGTRKVLQKGKPICCYDCTACPEGEISNTTDSADCLPCHMEFQPNAKRDTCIPKPIEFLSFQDILGIILATFSVLGACLTIITTAIFLRHRTSPIVRANNSELSFLLLISLTLCFLCSITFIGAPSEWSCMLRHTAFGITFVLCISCVLGKTIVVLMAFKARLPGSNVMKWFGPPQQRMTVMSFTFIQVLICTIWLVLSPPFPIKNLTAYKEKIILECALGSAVGFWAVLGYIGLLAAFCFVLAVLARKLPDNFNEAKLITFSMLIFCAVWITFIPAYVSSPGKFTVVVEIFAILASSFGLIMCIFAPKCFIILFKPEKNTKKHVLSKN; encoded by the exons ATGGATGGGGACTTCATTATTGGGGGTGCTTTCTCTCTTCACTCCTACACGCAAACAGTGAGCCATGATTATACCATCATGCCTGAGCCAGTAAGATGCAAAGGGAG cataAATGCCGATGAGCTGCAGTTGTCACATGCAATGGTCTTTGCCATAGAAGAGATTAACAACAATACAGAGCTGCTGCCCGGAATCAGGCTTGGGTATCAGATCTATGACTCATGTGCATCAGTTTCCATGACAGTGCATTTGGCATTTCAGTTTTTGAATAGCTTGGACCTTGTGTTTCACACTGGCAAAAACTGCTCCCAGTCAGGTATGGTGATGGCTGTTGTTGGTGAGTCTGGGTCTACGCCATCCATCAGCATGTCACGGATCATCAGTCCCTTTAACATTCCTCAA gTGAGCCCCTCTGCCACATGTACATGCTTGTCTAACAAGCTGCAGTACCCAAGTTTTTTCAGAACAATCCCCAGTGACCAGTTTCAAGCTGCTGCTCTAGCCAAGTTGATAAAACACTTTGACTGGACTTGGATAGGTGCTGTTCGGTCAGATTCGGATTATGGAAATAACGGCATAGCATCTTTTCTagaagcagcacagagagagggGATCTGTGTGGAATACTCTGTATCTTTCTATCGGACCCACCCACATAGCAGGATTCAGAAAGTAGCAGATGTTATCCGCAG GTCAAAGGCTGTAGTTGTTGTGGCATTTGCATCTTCAGGAGACATGAAGATCCTGTTTGAGGAGTTATCACGTGAGCCTTTCCCACCTCGACAATGGATAGGCAGTGAGTCATGGGTGACCAACCCGGGATTAAGGAAGTACAGTTTTCTCGCTGGGACCATTGGATTTGGAATTCAGAAATCTGTAATCCCAGGTTTCAGAAACTTCCTGTTGAATCTCTCTTTTGCTCAAGTGGCTGTATCACCATTGCTTACTGAGTTCTGGGAGGATTCCTTCAACTGCACAATaaaagaaa gtaattctgcaggaaagaaaGTATGTAATGGAACTGAAGATATAAAGACTCTCCAAACCCCGTACACTGATACATCTCAGCTTAGAATTAGTAACATGGTGTACAAGGCTGTGTATGCAATTGCACATGCCATTCATAATGCATTATGTCAGGGAAGAAATGTCACAGCTCAGTGTGACAAACTAACCAAATTACAGTCCAAGCAG ATTCTAACTGAGCTGAAGAAAGTAAATTTTTCCCGAAATGGATATGATGTGTCATTCGATACTAATGGGGATCCTGTGGCTATTTATGAGTTGGTTAACTGGCAAAAAACTATGGCTGGCATAACTGACATAGTGACTGTAGGGCTGTATGATGCATCACTGCCAGAGGGCCAGGAGTTCCAGATTAACAAAAATATCATCTGGATGGAGGGCAGCACGAAA GTGCCAGTGTCAGTGTGCAGTGGGAGTTGTCCTCCAGGAACTCGTAAAGTGCTGCAAAAAGGAAAACCCATTTGCTGCTATGACTGTACCGCATGTCCTGAGGGAGAGATTAGTAATACTACAG ATTCTGCTGATTGTTTACCCTGCCACATGGAATTCCAGCCTAATGCAAAGAGAGACACTTGTATTCCTAAACCCAtagagtttctttcttttcaagaCATCCTAGGAATCATCCTGGCTACATTCTCAGTTCTTGGTGCTTGTCTGACTATTATCACAACTGCTATATTCTTACGTCACAGGACATCTCCAATTGTCCGAGCCAACAACTCTGAGCTGAGCTTCCtgctgctcatctcactgaCTCTGTGTTTCTTATGTTCAATAACTTTCATTGGAGCGCCATCTGAGTGGTCCTGCATGCTGCGCCACACTGCATTTGGCATAACCTTTGTACTCTGTATCTCCTGTGTACTTGGGAAAACTATAGTGGTTTTAATGGCTTTTAAAGCCAGACTTCCAGGTAGTAATGTGATGAAATGGTTTGGTCCTCCACAACAAAGAATGACTGTTATGTCTTTCACCTTTATTCAAGTTTTAATATGTACGATTTGGTTGGTACTTAGCCCTCCATTCCCAATAAAAAATCTAACCGCATACAAGGAGAAAATCATCCTGGAATGTGCATTAGGCTCTGCTGTTGGCTTCTGGGCTGTGCTTGGTTACATAGGCCTACTTGCtgccttttgctttgttttagctgttttagcCCGCAAGTTACCTGATAATTTCAATGAAGCCAAGCTTATCACCTTCAGCATGCTGATATTCTGTGCAGTGTGGATCACCTTTATCCCAGCATATGTCAGCTCTCCTGGAAAGTTCACTGTGGTTGTGGAGATTTTTGCCATTCTGGCCTCCAGCTTTGGACTaataatgtgtatatttgctcCAAAATGTTTTATCATATTGTTTAAACCTGAGAAGAACACCAAGAAACATGTACTGAGCAAAAATTAA
- the LOC113036175 gene encoding extracellular calcium-sensing receptor-like: MAVSVLLIGLVSALCLFQLNSVFALGVSLDSLNQRSSFTGAWAGTEASSVKCKLQGSIHLPAFSMDGDFIIGGAFSLHSYTQTVSHDYTIMPEPVRCKGSINADELQLSHAMVFAIEEINNNTELLPGIRLGYQIYDSCASVSMTVHLAFQFLNSLDLVFHTGKNCSQSGMVMAVVGESGSTPSISMSRIISPFNIPQVSPSATCACLSDKQQYPSFFRTIPSDQFQAGALAKLVKQFGWTWIGAVRSDTDYGNNGIASFLEAAQREGICVEYSLSFYRTHPHSRIQKVADVIRRSKAVVVVAFASSGDMKILFEELSREPFPPRQWIGSESWVTNPGLRKYSFLAGTIGFGIQKSVIPGFRNFLLNLSFAQVAVSPLLTEFWEDSFNCTIKESNSAGKKVCNGTEDIKTLQTPYTDTSQLRISNMVYKAVYAIAHAIHNALCQGRNVTAQCDKLTKLQSKQILTELKKVNFSRNGYDVSFDTNGDPVAIYELVNWQKTMAGITDIVTVGLYDASLPEGQEFQINKNIIWMEGSTKVPVSVCSGSCPPGTRKVLQKGKPICCYDCTACPEGEISNTTDSADCLPCHMEFQPNAKRDTCIPKPIEFLSFQDILGIILATFSVLGACLTIITTAIFLRHRTSPIVRANNSELSFLLLISLTLCFLCSITFIGAPSEWSCMLRHTAFGITFVLCISCVLGKTIVVLMAFKARLPGSNVMKWFGPPQQRMTVMSFTFIQVLICTIWLVLSPPFPIKNLTAYKEKIILECALGSAVGFWAVLGYIGLLAAFCFVLAVLARKLPDNFNEAKLITFSMLIFCAVWITFIPAYVSSPGKFTVVVEIFAILASSFGLIMCIFAPKCFIILFKPEKNTKKHVLSKN, translated from the exons ATGGCAGTCTCAGTTCTTTTAATTGGTCTGGtatctgctctgtgtttgtttcagctGAACTCAGTTTTTGCCTTGGGTGTGTCTCTGGATAGTCTGAATCAAAGGAGTAGCTTTACAGGTGCTTGGGCTGGTACTGAAGCTTCTTCTGTGAAATGTAAGTTGCAGGGTAGCATTCATCTACCTGCATTCTCAATGGATGGGGACTTCATTATTGGGGGTGCTTTCTCTCTTCACTCCTACACGCAAACAGTGAGCCATGATTATACCATCATGCCTGAGCCAGTAAGATGCAAAGGGAG cataAATGCCGATGAGCTGCAGTTGTCACATGCAATGGTCTTTGCCATAGAAGAGATTAACAACAATACAGAGCTGCTGCCCGGAATCAGGCTTGGGTATCAGATCTATGACTCATGTGCATCAGTTTCCATGACAGTGCATTTGGCATTTCAGTTTTTGAATAGCTTGGACCTTGTGTTTCACACTGGCAAAAACTGCTCCCAGTCAGGTATGGTGATGGCTGTTGTTGGTGAGTCTGGGTCTACGCCATCCATCAGCATGTCACGAATCATCAGTCCCTTTAACATTCCTCAA gTGAGCCCCTCTGCCACATGTGCATGCTTGTCTGACAAGCAGCAGTACCCAAGTTTTTTCAGAACAATCCCCAGTGACCAGTTTCAAGCTGGTGCGCTAGCTAAGCTGGTAAAACAGTTTGGCTGGACTTGGATAGGTGCTGTACGATCAGATACAGATTATGGAAATAACGGCATAGCATCTTTTCTagaagcagcacagagagagggGATCTGTGTGGAATACTCTTTGTCCTTCTATCGGACCCACCCACATAGCAGGATTCAGAAAGTAGCAGATGTTATCCGCAG GTCAAAGGCTGTAGTTGTTGTGGCATTTGCATCTTCAGGAGACATGAAGATCCTGTTTGAGGAGTTATCACGTGAGCCTTTCCCACCTCGACAATGGATAGGCAGTGAGTCATGGGTGACCAACCCGGGATTAAGGAAGTACAGTTTTCTCGCTGGGACCATTGGATTTGGAATTCAGAAATCTGTAATCCCAGGTTTCAGAAACTTCCTGTTGAATCTCTCTTTTGCTCAAGTGGCTGTATCACCATTGCTTACTGAGTTCTGGGAGGATTCCTTCAACTGCACAATaaaagaaa gtaattctgcaggaaagaaaGTATGTAATGGAACTGAAGATATAAAGACTCTCCAAACCCCGTACACTGATACATCTCAGCTTAGAATTAGTAACATGGTGTACAAGGCTGTGTATGCAATTGCACATGCCATTCATAATGCATTATGTCAGGGAAGAAATGTCACAGCTCAGTGTGACAAACTAACCAAATTACAGTCCAAGCAG ATTCTAACTGAGCTGAAGAAAGTAAATTTTTCCCGAAATGGATATGATGTGTCATTCGATACTAATGGGGATCCTGTGGCTATTTATGAGTTGGTTAACTGGCAAAAAACTATGGCTGGCATAACTGACATAGTGACTGTAGGGCTGTATGATGCATCACTGCCAGAGGGCCAGGAGTTCCAGATTAACAAAAATATCATCTGGATGGAGGGCAGCACGAAA GTGCCAGTGTCAGTGTGCAGTGGGAGTTGTCCTCCAGGAACTCGTAAAGTGCTGCAAAAAGGAAAACCCATTTGCTGCTATGACTGTACCGCATGTCCTGAGGGAGAGATTAGTAATACTACAG ATTCTGCTGATTGTTTACCCTGCCACATGGAATTCCAGCCTAATGCAAAGAGAGACACTTGTATTCCTAAACCCAtagagtttctttcttttcaagaCATCCTAGGAATCATCCTGGCTACATTCTCAGTTCTTGGTGCTTGTCTGACTATTATCACAACTGCTATATTCTTACGTCACAGGACATCTCCAATTGTCCGAGCCAACAACTCTGAGCTGAGCTTCCtgctgctcatctcactgaCTCTGTGTTTCTTATGTTCAATAACTTTCATTGGAGCGCCATCTGAGTGGTCCTGCATGCTGCGCCACACTGCATTTGGCATAACCTTTGTACTCTGTATCTCCTGTGTACTTGGGAAAACTATAGTGGTTTTAATGGCTTTTAAAGCCAGACTTCCAGGTAGTAATGTGATGAAATGGTTTGGTCCTCCACAACAAAGAATGACTGTTATGTCTTTCACCTTTATTCAAGTTTTAATATGTACGATTTGGTTGGTACTTAGCCCTCCATTCCCAATAAAAAATCTAACCGCATACAAGGAGAAAATCATCCTGGAATGTGCATTAGGCTCTGCTGTTGGCTTCTGGGCTGTGCTTGGTTACATAGGCCTACTTGCtgccttttgctttgttttagctgttttagcCCGCAAGTTACCTGATAATTTCAATGAAGCCAAGCTTATCACCTTCAGCATGCTGATATTCTGTGCAGTGTGGATCACCTTTATCCCAGCATATGTCAGCTCTCCTGGAAAGTTCACTGTGGTTGTGGAGATTTTTGCCATTCTGGCCTCCAGCTTTGGACTaataatgtgtatatttgctcCAAAATGTTTTATCATATTGTTTAAACCTGAGAAGAACACCAAGAAACATGTACTGAGCAAAAATTAA
- the LOC113036176 gene encoding extracellular calcium-sensing receptor-like — MAVSVLLIGLVSALCLFQLNSVFALGVSLDSLNQRSSFTGAWAGTEASSVKCKLQGSIHLPAFSMDGDFIIGGAFSLHSYTQTVSHDYTIMPEPVRCKGSINADELQLSHAMVFAIEEINNNTELLPGIRLGYQIYDSCASVSMTVHLAFQFLNSLDLVFHTGKNCSQSGMVMAVVGESGSTPSISMSRIISPFNIPQVSPSATCACLSDKQQYPSFFRTIPSDQFQAGALAKLVKQFGWTWIGAVRSDTDYGNNGMASFLEAAKKEGICVEYSVSFYRTHPHSRIQKVADVIRRSTSMVVVAFAPSGDMRILLAELSREPFPPRQWIGSESWVTNPGLRKYSFLAGTIGFGIQKSVIPGFRNFLLNLSFAQVAVSPLLTEFWEDSFNCTIKESNSAGKKVCNGTEDIKTLQTPYTDTSQLRISNMVYKAVYAIAHAIHNALCQGRNVTAQCDKLTKLQSKQILTELKKVNFSRNGYDVSFDTNGDPVAIYELVNWQKTMAGITDIVTVGLYDASLPEGQEFQINKNIIWMEGSTKVPVSVCSGSCPPGTRKVLQKGKPICCYDCTACPEGEISNTTDSADCLPCHMEFQPNAKRDTCIPKPIEFLSFQDILGIILATFSVLGACLTIITTAIFLRHRTSPIVRANNSELSFLLLISLTLCFLCSITFIGAPSEWSCMLRHTAFGITFVLCISCVLGKTIVVLMAFKARLPGSNVMKWFGPPQQRMTVMSFTFIQVLICTIWLVLSPPFPIKNLTAYKEKIILECALGSAVGFWAVLGYIGLLASFCFVLAFLARKLPDNFNEAKLITFSMLIFCAVWITFIPAYVSSPGKFTVVVEIFAILASSFGLIMCIFAPKCFIILFKPEKNTKKYLMCKN; from the exons ATGGCAGTCTCAGTTCTTTTAATTGGTCTGGtatctgctctgtgtttgtttcagctGAACTCAGTTTTTGCCTTGGGTGTGTCTCTGGATAGTCTGAATCAAAGGAGTAGCTTTACAGGTGCTTGGGCTGGTACTGAAGCTTCTTCTGTGAAATGTAAGTTGCAGGGTAGCATTCATCTACCTGCATTCTCAATGGATGGGGACTTCATTATTGGGGGTGCTTTCTCTCTTCACTCCTACACGCAAACAGTGAGCCATGATTATACCATCATGCCTGAGCCAGTAAGATGCAAAGGGAG cataAATGCCGATGAGCTGCAGTTGTCACATGCAATGGTCTTTGCCATAGAAGAGATTAACAACAATACAGAGCTGCTGCCCGGAATCAGGCTTGGGTATCAGATCTATGACTCATGTGCATCAGTTTCCATGACAGTGCATTTGGCATTTCAGTTTTTGAATAGCTTGGACCTTGTGTTTCACACTGGCAAAAACTGCTCCCAGTCAGGTATGGTGATGGCTGTTGTTGGTGAGTCTGGGTCTACGCCATCCATCAGCATGTCACGAATCATCAGTCCCTTTAACATTCCTCAA gTGAGCCCCTCTGCCACATGTGCATGCTTGTCTGACAAGCAGCAGTACCCAAGTTTTTTCAGAACAATCCCCAGTGACCAGTTTCAAGCTGGTGCGCTAGCTAAGCTGGTAAAACAGTTTGGCTGGACTTGGATAGGTGCTGTACGATCAGATACAGATTATGGAAATAACGGCATGGCATCTTTTCTAGAAGCAGCAAAGAAAGAGGGGATTTGTGTGGAATACTCTGTATCTTTCTATCGGACCCACCCACATAGCAGGATTCAGAAAGTAGCAGATGTTATCCGCAG ATCTACATCTATGGTAGTGGTGGCATTTGCACCATCTGGAGACATGAGGATCCTGCTGGCAGAACTTTCACGTGAGCCTTTTCCACCTCGACAATGGATAGGCAGTGAGTCATGGGTGACCAACCCGGGATTAAGGAAGTACAGTTTTCTCGCTGGGACCATTGGATTTGGAATTCAGAAATCTGTAATCCCAGGTTTCAGAAACTTCCTGTTGAATCTCTCTTTTGCTCAAGTGGCTGTATCACCATTGCTTACTGAGTTCTGGGAGGATTCCTTCAACTGCACAATaaaagaaa gtaattctgcaggaaagaaaGTATGTAATGGAACTGAAGATATAAAGACTCTCCAAACCCCGTACACTGATACATCTCAGCTTAGAATTAGTAACATGGTGTACAAGGCTGTGTATGCAATTGCACATGCCATTCATAATGCATTATGTCAGGGAAGAAATGTCACAGCTCAGTGTGACAAACTAACCAAATTACAGTCCAAGCAG ATTCTAACTGAGCTGAAGAAAGTAAATTTTTCCCGAAATGGATATGATGTGTCATTCGATACTAATGGGGATCCTGTGGCTATTTATGAGTTGGTTAACTGGCAAAAAACTATGGCTGGCATAACTGACATAGTGACTGTAGGGCTGTATGATGCGTCACTGCCAGAGGGCCAGGAGTTCCAGATTAACAAAAACATCATCTGGATGGAGGGCAGCACGAAA GTGCCAGTGTCAGTGTGCAGTGGGAGTTGTCCTCCAGGAACTCGTAAAGTGCTGCAAAAAGGAAAACCCATTTGCTGCTATGACTGTACCGCATGTCCTGAGGGAGAGATTAGTAATACTACAG ATTCTGCTGATTGTTTACCCTGCCACATGGAATTCCAGCCTAATGCAAAGAGAGACACTTGTATTCCTAAACCCAtagagtttctttcttttcaagaCATCCTAGGAATCATCCTGGCTACATTCTCAGTTCTTGGTGCTTGTCTGACTATTATCACAACTGCTATATTCTTACGTCACAGGACATCTCCAATTGTCCGAGCCAACAACTCTGAGCTGAGCTTCCtgctgctcatctcactgaCTCTGTGTTTCTTATGTTCAATAACTTTCATTGGAGCGCCATCTGAGTGGTCCTGCATGCTGCGCCACACTGCATTTGGCATAACCTTTGTACTCTGTATCTCCTGTGTACTTGGGAAAACTATAGTGGTTTTAATGGCTTTTAAAGCCAGACTTCCAGGTAGTAATGTGATGAAATGGTTTGGTCCTCCACAACAAAGAATGACTGTTATGTCTTTCACCTTTATTCAAGTTTTAATATGTACGATTTGGTTGGTACTTAGCCCTCCATTCCCAATAAAAAATCTAACCGCATACAAGGAGAAAATCATCCTGGAATGTGCATTAGGCTCTGCTGTTGGCTTCTGGGCTGTGCTCGGTTACATTGGCCTACTTGCttccttttgctttgttttagcttttttagCCCGCAAGTTACCTGATAATTTCAATGAAGCCAAGCTTATCACCTTCAGCATGCTGATATTTTGTGCAGTGTGGATCACCTTTATCCCAGCATATGTCAGCTCTCCTGGAAAGTTCACTGTGGTTGTGGAGATTTTTGCCATTCTGGCCTCCAGCTTTGGACTaataatgtgtatatttgctcCAAAATGTTTTATCATATTGTTTAAGCCTGAGAAGAACACCAAGAAATATTTAATGTGCAAAAATTAA